GGGGCGGGCACCGAGCGCATCCCTGACGTTCGGTGCATCACGCCCGCAACTTAGGCGGGACAGGAAAGGGGTGTCAAGAAAAATGTCGGTGCGATATCCTTCGCGGCTCCCCGGCACCACGCGAAACCGTGAACCACGCGACGGAGGGTCGCATGTCGTCCCGATCCACACGTATTGACGCGCTGCCCGGAAAGGTCGGACAGGAGGTCCGCCTCGAGGGCTGGCTCCAGAATCGCCGCTCGAGCGGGAAGCTCGAGTTCCTCCAGGTCCGCGACGGAAGCGGCGTCGTGCAGTGCGTCGCGTCGAAGGCCGATCTTCCCGAGGAGGTCTTCGCCCGCTGCGCCGCGGTCACGCAGGAATCCGCGATCGCCGTCACGGGCTCCGTGCGCGAGGACAAGCGCGCGCCCAGCGGGGTCGAGCTCACGCTCCTCGGGCTCGAGGTGATCGCCCC
The Candidatus Eisenbacteria bacterium DNA segment above includes these coding regions:
- a CDS encoding OB-fold nucleic acid binding domain-containing protein; the encoded protein is MSSRSTRIDALPGKVGQEVRLEGWLQNRRSSGKLEFLQVRDGSGVVQCVASKADLPEEVFARCAAVTQESAIAVTGSVREDKRAPSGVELTLLGLEVIAP